From the genome of Miscanthus floridulus cultivar M001 chromosome 10, ASM1932011v1, whole genome shotgun sequence, one region includes:
- the LOC136486514 gene encoding protein disulfide-isomerase, producing MAIRSSKACWISLLLALAAVALPARAEEPAAAASEGAAEAVLTLDVDSFDEAVAKHPFMVVEFYAPWCGHCKKLAPEYENAAKALSKHDPPIVLAKVDANEEKNRPLATKYEIQGFPTLKIFRNHGKNIQEYKGPREADGIVDYLKKQVGPASKELKSPEDVATHFDDKKIYIVGVFTEFSGTEFTNFMEVAEKLRSDYDFGHTLHANHLPRGDAAVERPLVRLLKPFDELVVDNKDFDVAALEKFIDATSTPRVVTFDKNPDNHPYLMKFFQSTAPKAMLFLNFSTGPFDSFKSVYSAAAEEFQNKEIKFLIGDIEASQGAFQYFGLKEDQTPLILIQDGDSKKFLKDHIEADQIVSWLKEYFDGKLTPFKKSEPIPEVNNEPVKVVVADNIHDFVFKSGKNVLIEFYAPWCGHCKKLAPILEEAATTLLSDEEVVIAKMDATANDVPSEFEVQGYPTMYFVTPSGKVTSYDSGRTADEIVDFIKKSKETAGATQATPTSSEKAADAAEKAEPVKDEL from the exons ATGGCGATCCGCTCCTCCAAGGCCTGCTGGATCTCGCTGCTGCTCGCGCTCGCCGCCGTCGCGCTCCCCGCGCGGGCGGaggagcccgccgccgccgcttcggaGGGTGCGGCCGAGGCCGTGCTCACCCTCGACGTCGACAGCTTCGACGAGGCCGTCGCCAAGCACCCCTTCATGGTCGTCGAGTTCTACGCCCCCTG GTGTGGACACTGCAAGAAACTTGCTCCAGAG TATGAGAATGCGGCCAAGGCACTTAGCAAGCACGACCCACCGATTGTTCTCGCTAAGGTTGACGCTAACGAGGAGAAGAACAGGCCGCTTGCTACCAAGTACGAGATCCAAGGGTTCCCAACCCTCAAGATCTTCAGGAACCATGGGAAGAACATTCAGGAATACAAGGGCCCTAGGGAGGCTGATGGCATTGTCGATTACTTGAAGAAGCAGGTTGGCCCTGCGTCCAAGGAGCTCAAGTCACCGGAAGATGTTGCGACCCATTTCGATGACAAGAAGATCTACATT GTTGGTGTCTTCACAGAATTCAGCGGCACTGAATTTACAAACTTCATGGAGGTCGCTGAGAAGCTCAGGTCTGACTATGACTTTGGCCACACTTTGCACGCCAACCACCTCCCACGTGGTGATGCAGCTGTGGAGAGGCCATTGGTCAGGCTGCTGAAGCCTTTTGATGAGCTTGTTGTTGACAACAAG GATTTTGATGTCGCTGCTCTTGAGAAGTTTATTGATGCTACCAGCACCCCTAGAGTTGTCACTTTTGACAAGAACCCTGACAACCACCCATACCTCATGAAGTTCTTCCAAAGCACAGCCCCCAAG GCTATGCTGTTTTTGAACTTCTCCACTGGACCTTTTGATTCTTTCAAGTCTGTTTACTCTGCTGCCGCAGAGGAATTCCAGAACAAGGAAATCAAGTTCCTTATTGGTGACATTGAAGCCAGCCAGGGTGCCTTCCAG TACTTTGGTCTGAAAGAGGACCAGACACCCCTTATCCTCATCCAGGATGGTGATTCCAAGAAGTTCTTGAAGGATCACATTGAGGCTGACCAGATTGTCTCTTGGTTGAAGGAGTACTTT GATGGCAAATTGACGCCGTTCAAGAAGTCTGAGCCTATTCCTGAGGTCAACAATGAGCCTGTTAAGGTGGTTGTGGCTGACAACATCCACGATTTTGTCTTCAAGTCTGGCAAAAATG TTCTTATTGAATTCTATGCCCCCTGGTGTGGACACTGCAAGAAGCTGGCGCCCATCTTGGAAGAGGCAGCCACCACTCTCCTGAGTGATGAGGAAGTTGTGATTGCTAAGATG GATGCAACCGCCAATGACGTACCCAGTGAGTTCGAGGTCCAAGGCTACCCGACCATGTACTTTGTGACCCCCAGCGGGAAGGTCACCTCTTACGACAGCGGCAGGACAGCTGATGAGATCGTCGACTTCATCAAGAAGAGCAAGGAGACCGCCGGCGCCACCCAGGCGACACCGACATCCTCCGAGAAGGCAGCAGATGCGGCCGAGAAGGCCGAGCCCGTGAAGGACGAGCTGTAA